Part of the Dehalococcoidia bacterium genome is shown below.
GGCCGCAGCTCGCTCTGCATCAGGCTGATGCGCTCCACCGCCAGCGGCGGAGCGCTGGCCGCGGCGCCCTCCGCAAGCGCCCGCGCGATCGCCTCGCCGGTGGCACGGTCTGGCCGGGGCACGCGGGCGAGCGTGATGTGGGGCGAAAATGGCCGTTCCTCAACACGCTGCAGCGCGGCGGCCAGCCGGCCCTGCAAGGCCGCCAGCGCCGCGGTCTCGCCATCGACGCCCACGTGCAGCACGCGCGGCCGCGCACCGCCGAAGGTTCCGATCGTTCCGAGCCGC
Proteins encoded:
- the thpR gene encoding RNA 2',3'-cyclic phosphodiesterase codes for the protein MRLFIAVFLPESWHTALAARQAELRARLGTAARALRWVRPEGSHLTLVFLGETEQVELAAIEAAMQTAAGATRPFALRLGTIGTFGGARPRVLHVGVDGETAALAALQGRLAAALQRVEERPFSPHITLARVPRPDRATGEAIARALAEGAAASAPPLAVERISLMQSELRPGGAVYTERLAVLLAGPP